The Apus apus isolate bApuApu2 chromosome 14, bApuApu2.pri.cur, whole genome shotgun sequence nucleotide sequence CAGATGCTTCACCAGCAGGGAACTGCCTACAGAAAGTCTACTGTTCATGGAAAAGCCCTACCAGTGCATGCCCAGCCATTTACACAAACTGACTGCAAGTCAGGAGCCTAGCCAGCCTCTGAGTCTGCAGCACCCATCGGTGCCTGCACTCAGGAATGCCTCAAGAGGATCATCTCCCCAattctcagctgctgtgctcctgtggGTGAAGCCCTGCAGGTCATTGGCCACCATCACAGAGAGGACCCGGGGTTAACTGAGCTCAAACCCAGTATGACCAGTATGATGGTTTTATACAGACAGGTCTGCGAAACTACAGAGGTatggaaaattaattatctGAAGTTGGGTTTATTTAGTGTGACTTTCAGAGACTAAAAGTGATTTGTTTAACCTACAAGTCACCAAAATAATTGTTCATGTGGCAGCTTTACCTCATGTCTTGTTCCCTCGATTATTTCAGTAGCTTCGCTGGTCTCCATGTCTTCAGTGGCAGTCTTGAAAGATAAAACATGAAATTCCCTCTTTAGATtattacaaaaaatgttttattgccAAGATATAAGACACTAAGATCTTTCTGTTCCTCCCCCAATGCAGCAGCTACTCTAAAGGCAACTCCTCCTTGTAACTCCCCCCAGATCCCATTATCGAGAGCTAATCAGAAGTAGTGCAGAGTGTTCACAAATAACTGACAGAGAACAAACCCTCTCAGCAGGACTTGGCCAACTGGCAGATTTTCTCCTACTGTAGCAGAACTAAAGGGACTTGGTAAACCAAGAGGGTGCTGTGCAAGGAGCAGCACTGGCTCTTGGTCACAAAGGGGGAGAAAGTGAAGTGTGTCATTCCTTGCTCATGGCAGCCATGGCTAGTTAAAACCACAGGGATTATTTTGCACAAAATAAGCTAAacagaaatgggagaaaataGCAGGTGAAAGTTGAGGGAAAGCTGGAGCCAGCTTGTACAGACACAAAATGTGGTATGGTCAGAAGATCTCAGTTCTGGCATTCTCATTCTCCTGCCTAGGTTACAGGCAGGACTTCAGATGGGTGGTGAAGGAGACTTCTGGTGCTCTCCTTCTCAACAAGATCAATCCTACTTATCCCTTAGGTCCTGCAGGCAAGGGTGGCACTGCTAGATCCTACTTTATCTTCTCCCAAAAGCCTAGATGAGGAACATGCACAACTGCAGCTTTTATTGGTAAAACTGCTGTGCCAGGCTCTGAATGAGGCTGCCTGTTGCTTCTCACCTCGATTATGTAGTCCTGAGTGTCTGCCACCACTGAGGAAAACTCCACCAAAACCGTGTGAGGATCTTCAGAGATGACTGTTGCAGCTAAGTTGTCAGCTGACTGACTCTCCTCAGACACCATTGCTTCTTCGACCTCCTTCAAAGCAAGGAGGCAGCCACCTGGATGGTGTTCCAAAAATGccagaaaaatgttatttttcgTAACCATCTCAAATACAGAAGAATGCCTGGAAAATACTGTGCAGCACAAATGAGACCCCTCTGACAGGATGCCAAGTGACCAGCAGACAACGGCCTCTCATCCCATCAAGACGGGACAAATAGTGGATTAAATGAGAACTGagcctccagcagagcagctgttcAGTGTTAAAATACACAACTAAATGCAGACAGGAATGCAGAAGCCATATGTGAAGAATGTACAGTAAGACTTTTGGTATACTTTAAGTCATAGATCTTTTCTGCTTAGGCATTACATTTCAGTATCTACccaagaaaaacacttttttcctccACTAAACTTGAATTGTCCTTTACAATCTCAACACATCATCATCACTACCTAAAGAAGTCTGAAAATCCATGCTTAGGAGCTAAGGGAGGAGCAGGTGCAGGGCAACTAATCCAATCAAACAAGATTATACGTGAGAACTCTCTCTACTTAAGACATTTTCCCTGCAGAATGTCCACATCCTTGTTTTTACAGGGCTTCACATGCCCAGGTCTGGAGCAGAGCACCCGCAATGCTCCTGCAGTTAGATTCTTAATGcaaattgtattttgtttctctttgtttaGATGATCTAGATTTTATATTAGAACTGGTTTATGGCTGtttgttcagcattttttttggtcagaaaGGTCACAACAGGAATACCCATTaatgtagatttaaaaaaatgtatcatgCATCTCCTCCTGATGCAGATAAACAGCCTTGGATGAAGGTCATGAGATCCACTTGGAGGAATCATGATCGTTCAGCAGTTTGTCCAAACCCAATCCAGGCCACCCCAGACCCACACCCCATCAGGCAGGgaagctctgccagctcacCTTTGGTTTTTAAGTGCCTGTTGAGAGTGCCGTGCTCGGCAAAGCCCCGCCCGCACTTGTAGCACTTGAAGGGCTTCTCCCCCGTGTGGTGGCGGATGTGGCGCACCAGGGAGCCCTTCTCCCGGAAGCCCCGGCTGCAGAACTGGCACACGTAGGGCTTGTCCTCCAGGTGCGTTCGGAAATGAACCTGCTGGGCGTTCTGGGcaaggagaggggcaggagaaagggaaggacaAACTCAGGCAAGCAGTCTTTTAGCTTCTAGGCTAAAAGTTAACATCTCTGAGGACTTCCTCTCATGTAAGACGTAAGAAATACTtggcattattattattattattattattattgttattattattattattatttctattattattactaattattaatttttttcacacatGGAGGAAGTTTCCCCACCAATGTGAAAGTTTTCTTACAACTGTCCCTCTTTTCCCCACTGGAACAAAagctccttctgcagcttctgcagctccaAGAGGCAGGTGAGCTGGCATTTGTTGTTTCCAGGAGCAAAGCCCAACTTCTGCCAAGCCCTGGCCCTGGCCAGGACCCTGAAGGCAGGCCTGCTGTGAGGGAGCCCACCTTTGTCTTGTACCGCTTGCCACACTTGGGGCAGGAGTAGGGGCGCTCGTCCGAGTGCACTCGCTGGTGCCCCTTCACGTGTGCAATGGTCTTGTAGAGCTTCCCACACTCCCCGCAGCGGAAGCGCCGCTCGTTCACGTGCACTTCTTGATGCTTTTTCAGCAGATAGCCCTTGGTGAACTCTTTGCCACACTCCTCACACTTGAAAGGCTTGTAATCtaaagagaaagacagagaacGCGTGGCTGGTACAGGACAACCAGCAGGAGCAAGTATCTGGTACATGCTGTTAACAAAATTCTCACCAAAAATTTAACCCAGAAAAGGAGGGAAATTCTGTTTTCCACTGCATGTATGAGCTTTGTCTCATTTATAAGCGAATTCTGCTCAGATGTTGCTCTTACAGCCTTTGGTGCCTTTCAAGCAGTTCCAACTTAGAGCTGGAAAACTCATGGCTAACAGCCACGTAAAGGTGAGGAACTGGAAGCACAGCAGCTGTACCATGTCCGAGATCACATCAAGACACGGCACGTTTTAGGTGACAGTGTAAGCAGCAGAGCTTTACCTAAGTGCCCTTTGATGTGTGTTTCGAGGGAAGCAGCTTCACTGAAGGCTTCATCACAGTGAGGGCAAACGTAACTTTTGTACCCATTTGTTCGTTCTGCACCTGTCTGCTGGAAAGAAAGAGGTACAACCTCAGTGTTTGTACTAGTGTGTACAGTGAGTGGTGCTAGCCAAATTGCCCATTAAATACTCCAGCTTTAACATGAAagagatttatatttttaacaggaCAGCGAGCACACGTGTGCACTGACACTAGACTTAAAGCACATGTGAAAAGCTTAACTATAAAAACTGACACAAAGAcccaggcagagggagagaggtGCTGAGGGAAACGTGGGGCAGTGAGGCCAACACTGCTGTCCACAACCACGTGCAGGCAAGGAGGGTTAAAAACCAAATCTCTTTATGGAATACAAACATACAGACTCTGCTTGTTCTACTTCAACACACTGTTCCCCACTTGgctcctcttctgcttccaCCACTTGGTTCTCCAGCTCTTCTGTGGCAGCTACAGCAGGTTGGTCAGGCTTCTGGATCTCCTCCACAGCCACCCTCTCGATGACAATCCCCGAGTTCCTCATGGCCTGGCGCAGCAGGTTCTCACTGCTCACCTCCCCCTCACAGGGCAGCTCCTCGGGCTGCGGCTGAAGGAACAAACAGACTGGTCACTGGAACAAATAGACTGCTCACTGGAACAGCACAGACACGCGTGGCCCTTTTTTTACAGCACATCACTACAACAGTCGTTTCCTTGGATGTCTGATGCTGTGATGTAGGCTGGAAGATCTACAAGGAGAAGGTCTTGGACTGGGCAGGAAGGTGAGGTGGTTCTGTGCTCTGCAAACATGCAGCCCCAGGGATGAGGCCTTTGCTCCTACAACAGTCTCACTGCAGGGAATGGTCAACAAAAACACCCCCTCGCTGTGTCTATCATCCAGCACGTGGTGGGGAACCCTGCACCTCCCTGGCTGCTCTACACGTGCTGCTGAGCCCCCAGGCAGCTGGacaagggcagagcagagtTTGCTTCTGTGTTCTCAGGTGGAGCAGAAGCTAATTACCCATTTACTTCCACGACACACAGGCTGATTCTCAGCACCTAAAGTTGTTCTGTTCGTGACGTGAAATACTTCACAGTGCTTCCCTGCAGAAAACATGCCAAGGGTGTTCAAGAGAAGCAACACTCACGTCTTGGTCCAGAGATTTTGCATCCACCATGGGAAGTTCCTGCATTTGGACGTGGACTTCCCGGAGAACGTTGCCCTTTGCGTCTGTCACCAGGTGGATGACGGGCGAGGTCTCGATGGCTTCGCTGGCCACGGATGGAACAGGGTCTGTGTTTGAGCTGCAGGAGCctgcaagaaaagcagcaccATCAATCACCCAGCATGCTGCCACCCCTACAGACAGTGTGTCTCAGACTGAGGTTCAAGCCATCTTTGTACTGGATTCTCAAACATTCTTTGCAGTCAACACTCAGGTTAGTAGTTGAGCtctataaattaattttcctgtatAAAGGATATAAGCTGAATACCACAGAAATAGTTTTTTCATGACTGAGGAAGAATTTATCATTCGTGTGCTAGGAGCGTGCTCAGTTTTATCAGACACAAGCAGGGACTGACAGTGTCACTGACCTGTTGGCAAATCATCCTTATTGACCACTATTTCTTTGTTCATATTGAAGCAAATTTTTTCAGTGCAAGGTGTCAGAGATTTCAGGTGCCGAGTCAAAGCTCCTGATTCCCGGAAGCTTTTCCCACATTTCTTGCATCTGTAAGGTCTTTCATCTGGAAATTATGAGAATCAAAACAAGAATATTAAACTACCCACAGCCAGGTGGTTAGTGACAGGCTGCTAGAAGAACACTTTCAGAGAGCAGAAGGGGCTTATCCCAGGGCCTCGTGCTGTCTCCCAGCACCCCAAACATCAGGGAGCTCCACAGATTCAGCAGCACCAAACCCCACTGGAAGGTCAGCTGGATaaccctccctccccccccagcacACTCCAGCAAGGAGGAACTCCGTCCTACCAGTGTGGCGCCGGTGGTGTCGGATCAGGGACCCTTTTGTCCTGAAGGAGGTTCCACAGAGTTTACATTCATagtccttcctgctgctgtgggtgaTCATGTGAGCTTTGAGGATGCTGGCCTGGGGAAGGAATGTCACTTTAAAAGCTGTTCCAAAACAGTTGTGACTTTTACATTTCAGCTGTAAACAACAACAATGCtcctgaaagcagaattttcccTCTGGAGGTGCCACGTGCAGCCGAGCAGCACCGTGTGGTCTTGAGGGCCTTTCAGCAACCAGCCAACCCACTCacccaagcacagcagcagagatacTCACTGTTTTAAATGTCTTCTGGCACAGCTCACAGACGTATCGCCCCTCTTTGTTAACCAGCAGCTTCACCTTGATCAGCTCTGTGGAGatgtcctgctcctgctcctc carries:
- the E4F1 gene encoding transcription factor E4F1 isoform X1, which codes for MEAAMATSAGPAALTAAAAGGSGGAAAAGSGGSGPAAPPAGPAAFLSLPAPFSEEDEDDVHRCGRCQSEFTSLEEFVQHKLQKICQRAPEAPLAAAPAGLLSQEVQKVVPAVEEAITVAHIVVEASSIAEEISGASAIVGSGHIKEVIVAGDHVFENPNGHVDGEVTEEQGNPEEQEQDISTELIKVKLLVNKEGRYVCELCQKTFKTASILKAHMITHSSRKDYECKLCGTSFRTKGSLIRHHRRHTDERPYRCKKCGKSFRESGALTRHLKSLTPCTEKICFNMNKEIVVNKDDLPTGSCSSNTDPVPSVASEAIETSPVIHLVTDAKGNVLREVHVQMQELPMVDAKSLDQDPQPEELPCEGEVSSENLLRQAMRNSGIVIERVAVEEIQKPDQPAVAATEELENQVVEAEEEPSGEQCVEVEQAESQTGAERTNGYKSYVCPHCDEAFSEAASLETHIKGHLDYKPFKCEECGKEFTKGYLLKKHQEVHVNERRFRCGECGKLYKTIAHVKGHQRVHSDERPYSCPKCGKRYKTKNAQQVHFRTHLEDKPYVCQFCSRGFREKGSLVRHIRHHTGEKPFKCYKCGRGFAEHGTLNRHLKTKGGCLLALKEVEEAMVSEESQSADNLAATVISEDPHTVLVEFSSVVADTQDYIIETATEDMETSEATEIIEGTRHEVDSHIMKVVQQIVNQANSGHQIIVQNVTVAENSEVTSDAADTITIATPESLTEQVAMTLASAIGEGAVLATEGSIQTEEATVTMVASEDIEIMEHGGDFVIATQEGEVEVQTVIV
- the E4F1 gene encoding transcription factor E4F1 isoform X2, which translates into the protein MEAAMATSAGPAALTAAAAGGSGGAAAAGSGGSGPAAPPAGPAAFLSLPAPFSEEDEDDVHRCGRCQSEFTSLEEFVQHKLQKICQRAPEAPLAAAPAGLLSQEVQKVVPAVEEAITVAHIVVEASSIAEEISGASAIVGSGHIKEVIVAGDHVFENPNGHVDGEVTEEQGNPEEQEQDISTELIKVKLLVNKEGRYVCELCQKTFKTASILKAHMITHSSRKDYECKLCGTSFRTKGSLIRHHRRHTDERPYRCKKCGKSFRESGALTRHLKSLTPCTEKICFNMNKEIVVNKDDLPTGSCSSNTDPVPSVASEAIETSPVIHLVTDAKGNVLREVHVQMQELPMVDAKSLDQDPQPEELPCEGEVSSENLLRQAMRNSGIVIERVAVEEIQKPDQPAVAATEELENQVVEAEEEPSGEQCVEVEQAESTGAERTNGYKSYVCPHCDEAFSEAASLETHIKGHLDYKPFKCEECGKEFTKGYLLKKHQEVHVNERRFRCGECGKLYKTIAHVKGHQRVHSDERPYSCPKCGKRYKTKNAQQVHFRTHLEDKPYVCQFCSRGFREKGSLVRHIRHHTGEKPFKCYKCGRGFAEHGTLNRHLKTKGGCLLALKEVEEAMVSEESQSADNLAATVISEDPHTVLVEFSSVVADTQDYIIETATEDMETSEATEIIEGTRHEVDSHIMKVVQQIVNQANSGHQIIVQNVTVAENSEVTSDAADTITIATPESLTEQVAMTLASAIGEGAVLATEGSIQTEEATVTMVASEDIEIMEHGGDFVIATQEGEVEVQTVIV